CAAGCCATCCGCACACCGACTCGAACTTGCCGCAACCCTCCTCAACATGCACGCTCACCAGGTACCCCTGACAAGGAACCCCCATGAGCAGCTTGCCCGAACCCAGCCAGTTCAGTTTCTTCCACTCCTTACGCGTGCGCTGGGCCGAAGTCGATCCGCAAGGCATCGCCTTCAACGGCCACTACCTGACCTACGCCGACGTGGCCATCACCGAATACTTCCGTGCGCTGGGAGTCGCCTACCCCGGTGACCTGGCACAGGACGGCGGCGATTTTTTCGCAATCCGCACCTTGCTCGAATACCGTGCTCCGGCGCGCTTCGACGACCAACTGCAGATCGGCATCCGCAGCGCGCGTCTGGGCCGATCCAGCCTGACCTTTGCGCTCGGCATCTGGCGCGACGGCGAGCTGCTGACCAGCGGCGAAATCGTCTATGTTCACGCAGACGGCGCGACACGCAGCAGCGCACCGCTGCCGCAGTGGCTCAGGGAAAAGATCGGGAGTTTCGAGAAGACTCAACCGCAAGGCTGAATAGCCAAGTCCTAGGGCTTTTTCTGCGGTTCGCCAAACAACTCGGCCAAGCGCGCGCGATCAGCGCTGAAACCAGCCTCGGCTTGAGTGCGGATCTCCTTGTAGCGGGCGATATCGCGCTGCAGACGCTGCTGCTCTTCCTTGAGGTTATTGATCTGCGCCAGCAAATGCTCCGGCACCTGGCGCCCGGCTCGCTCGTGGTCGGCGGCCTGGCTCTGCAGGTTGGCCTGCTGGGTACGCACCGACTGCAGGTTGCCGCGAGCGACACTGGTGACGCTGTCGAGCTCGGCCAGCTTGCGCTCGCGGGCACGGTCGACATCATCAAGATTGGTGTACAGCCGCAGCAATTGAGCATCGCTGCTGGCGCGTGCCTTGTCCGCCTGTATACGGGCGAACTCCTCAGGCGTCGGGGCCGGCGGGATCACCCGCACGACACGGCCCTGATCATTGAGTACCTCATAACCCTTTCCGATGAACTCAGGCGGCACACCCTGACGACTGAGCACCGTCACGCCCTTGTCATCAACGTAGCGATACAGCTCGGCAGCCACTCCAGACAGCGGCAGTAGCAAGCTACAGAGCAGCGTACAGCGGGTCAGGAACGGTGCAGGCATCAGGACTACCTTGTGCTAGGGCTAGATTCCGTACTTGGCGCGATAGGTTTCGACAGCCGGCAGATATTGCTTCAGTTCAGCATCCCCTGCCAGATATTCCAGTACCTGTTCGAGTGACACGATGCTCACTACGGGCATGCCGAAATCGCGTTCGACTTCCTGGATGGCAGAAAGATCGCCCTGGCCGCGCTCCTGGCGATTCAGCGCGATCAGCGTGCCGGCGGCCTGGGCGCCCTGGCCCTGGATGATCTGCATCACTTCGCGGATCGCGGTACCGGCGGTGATCACGTCATCGACGATCAACACACGGCCCTTGAGTGGCGCACCGACCAGGGTGCCGCCCTCGCCATGGTCCTTGGCTTCCTTGCGGTTGAAGCACCAGGGCAGATCGCGCTGATGATGCTCGGCCAGCGCCACGGCAGTGGTCGCCGCCAGCGGAATGCCCTTGTAGGCCGGGCCGAACAGCACGTCAAAATCAATGCCGCTGTCGACGATTGCCGCCGCGTAGAAACGCCCCAGCTGCGCCAACGCCAGACCGCTGTCAAACAGGCCGGCGTTGAAGAAATAGGGGCTGGTGCGCCCGGACTTGAGGGTGAACTGGCCAAAACGCAGAACCCCGCGCTCGATGGCAAAACGAATGAAATCGCGCTGGTACGCTTGCATGAAAAGTCCCGGACGGCACGGATTTAGCTAAATGAGGTGAGCTCGGGTATCATACATGCATGTGTTTTTGGGGGCCATTTATGCGGATCATCAGTGTGAACGTGAATGGTATTCAGGCTGCGGCCGAGCGAGGTTTGCTCAGTTGGCTGCAAGCCCAGAATGCCGACGTGATCTGCCTGCAAGACACCCGTGCCTCTGCCTTTGAAATGGACGACCAAGCCTTCCAGCTGGATGGTTATTTCCTCTATGCATGCGACGGTGAAGTGCCCAGCCAAGGTGGCGTGGCACTCTACTCGCGATTGCAACCCAAGGCGGTGATCAGCGGCCTCGGCTTCGAGATGGCCGATCGCTACGGGCGCTACCTGCAGGCAGATTTTGACAAAGTCAGCATCGCCACCCTGCTTCTGCCCAGTGGGCGGGACGGTGACGAGAGCTTGAATCAGAAATTCAAGTTCATGGACGACTTCACCCATTATCTGGACAAGCAACGGCGCAAGCGTCGCGAGTACATCTACTGCGGTTCGCTGCATGTAGCGCACCAGAAGCTGGATGTGAAGAACTGGCGTGACTGCCAGCAATCACCAGGTTTCCTGGCGCCCGAGCGCGCCTGGATGGACGAGGTGGTTGGCAATATGGGTTATGTCGATGCCCTGCGCGAAGTCAGCCGTGAAGGCGACCAGTTCAGCTGGTGGCCGGATAACGAGCAGGCGGAAATGCTTAACCTGGGCTATCGCTTCGACTACCAGTTGCTCACGCCGGGCATGCGCCGCAGCGTGCGTAGCGCCCGTTTGCCGCGCCAGCCGCGCTTCTCTCAGCATGCGCCGCTGATCGTCGATTACGACTGGATTCTCAGCGTCTGATCGACGGGCAACAGGTATGAAAAAGCCGGCTGATCGCCGGCTTTTTGTTGCGCGCAGGTTTACTTCACCAAACGCCAACTGAAGGGGTAGCGATAGCTCTGCCCTTCGTTGGCCTTGATACCGGCGATGATGGTCAGCACCAACGCGGCCAGACCCAGCAGCATCAGCAGCGGGAAGCCGATCACCACCACCATCAGGATGAAGCAGACCACGGCGGCCAGCGCCACGCTGATCTGGAAGTTCAGCGCTTCCTTGCCTTGAGCATCGACGAAGGGGTCGAAATCCTTCTTGATCTGCCAGACGATCAGCGGGCCGAGCAGATTACCGAAAGGGAACACCAGGCCGAGAAACGCGGCGAAGTGACAGAACATGGCCCACTGACGCGCTTCCTGACCGGGCGTCGGCAGCGGGTTTTGCATATCGTCATTCATCCTGGTGCTCCTTGCTCGTTACGAGTTTCAGTCGACCAGAGCGGCCTTCTGCAGTTCAAAGATCTCGTTCATGCCCTTCTGCGCCAGGGCCAGCATGGCGTTGAATTCGTCAGGCTGGAACGGCGCGCCTTCGGCAGTGCCCTGTACCTCGATGAAGCCGCCGGCGTTGGTCATCACCACGTTGAGATCGGTCTCGGCGGCAGAATCTTCCAGGTAGTCCAGATCCAGCACCGGCTCGCCCTGGTAGATGCCGACAGACACCGCTGCGATCATCTGCTTGAGCGGCTCACCTTTCAGCGCGCCACGCTTCTTCAGCACTTTCAGGGCATCGATCAGCGCCACCATGGAACCGGTGATGGATGCGGTACGGGTACCGCCGTCGGCCTGGATCACGTCGCAGTCGACGTACAGGGTGTTCTCGCCCAGCTTGCTCATGTCCAGCGCCGCGCGCAGCGAGCGACCGATCAGGCGCTGGATTTCCAGGGTACGACCACCCTGCTTGCCACGGCTGGCCTCGCGCTGGTTACGCTCGCCGGTGGCGCGCGGCAGCATGCCGTATTCGGCAGTCAACCAGCCCTGGCCCTGCCCCTTGAGGAAACGCGGCACGCCAGATTCGACACTGACGGTGCAGATCACCTTGGTATCGCCGAACTCCACGAGCACAGAGCCCTCGGCGTGCTTGGTGTAGTTGCGGGTGATGCGAATCGAGCGCAACTGATCGGCGGCGCGGCCACTGGGACGTTTCATCGAGCGATACCTACTTCATTAAGTAAAAACAGTGCGCATTATAGAGGTCGGGCGACTGCGGCGACATGCCGAATTGGGTAGGGTCGATTCACTGCGCTACAATCTTGCGTTTTTCGAGCCGACTTCCACGAGGTATCCCATGGTTCATAGCATGACGGCCTTTGCCCGCAACGAGCAGGCAACCGCCCACGGCACCCTGAGCTGGGAACTGCGCTCGGTCAACCACCGTTACCTCGAGCCGCACCTGCGCCTGCCGGAAGCTTTCCGCGACCTCGAAAGCGCGGTGCGCGAAGCCCTGCGCCAGGGTCTGTCGCGCGGCAAGGTGGAATGCTCCCTACGCTTCGCCGAAGAAAGTGCCGGCAAGCAACTGCAGGTCGACAGCGAGCGCGCGCGTCAGTTGATCAACGCCGCCGAGCAGGTCGCCGCACTGATCCAGCAACCGGCTCCGCTCAACCCGCTGGAAGTGCTGGCCTGGCCTGGCGTGCTGGTGGCCGACTCGGCCGACCCGCAGACACTCAACGCCGCTGCACTGAAGCTGTTTGACCAGGCGCTGGGCGAACTCAAGGCCGGCCGCGCCCGCGAAGGTGCCGAACTGGCCAAGCTGCTCAACGAGCGCCTCGACAGCATCCTCGACGAGGTCGCCGCCTTGCGCGAACTGGTGCCGCAGATGCTCGCCGGCCAGCGCCAGAAGATCGAAACCCGCTTCGCCGAGATGCAGGCCGAGCTCGATCCACAACGTCTGGAGCAGGAGCTGGTGCTGCTCGCGCAGAAGAGCGACGTGGCCGAGGAGCTGGATCGCCTCAGCACCCACGTCAGCGAAGTGCGCCGCGTGCTCAAGGCCGGCGGTGCTGCCGGGCGACGCCTGGACTTCCTCATGCAGGAACTCAACCGCGAGGCCAATACCCTCGGCTCCAAGGCGTTCGATACACGCAGCACACAGGCTGCGGTCAACCTCAAGGTGCTTATCGAGCAGATGCGCGAGCAAGTGCAGAACATCGAGTGAAAACTGCTGCGCTAGGCTATACCGCGTTTAAATCAGGTTCGAAATGCTCATTTACCGTCGTAAACTCCGCTTTCTCACCTGATTTCGCCTTGCCTAGCCGTCGCTCGCTACGTTTTCACGCCCACCAAGATTTGCTCAGGAAGCTCTAATGGCCACCATCGGCACCCTCTACATCGTTTCCGCACCCTCCGGCGCCGGCAAGACCAGCCTGGTCAAGGCCCTGATCGACAGCGAAGCGCAGATTCGCGTTTCGGTCTCGCACACCACTCGCGCCATGCGCCCGGGCGAAGTGGATGGGGTGAACTACCACTTCGTCGACCATGCGCAGTTCAACGCCATGCTCGAACGCAGCGAGTTCCTCGAACATGCCCAGGTATTCGATAACCTTTACGGTACTTCGCAGAAATGGGTCGAGCAGACGCTGGCCGAAGGCTTCGACCTGATTCTGGAAATCGACTGGCAGGGCGCGCAGCAGGTGCGCAAGCTGATGCCGCAGGCCAAATCCATCTTCATCCTGCCGCCGACCCAGGAAGCGCTGCGCCACCGCCTGACCAATCGCGGACAGGACAGCGGCGAGATCATCGAGCGGCGCATGCGCGAAGCAGTCAGCGAAATGAGCCACTACGTCGAGTACGACTACCTGGTGATCAACGACGACTTCAACCACGCCCTGAGCGACCTGAAAGCCATCTTCCGCAGCAACCAGTTGTCGCAAACTCAGCAACAACAGCGCCATGCCGGCCTGCTCAGCGAACTGCTGGCGTAAAACAGCGCTTCCATTGTCGCTGGTGATTTTTTAGACTATTCAGTCCGCTCGCCCGCTCGGGCCAAGCTTATCCGCACACGTTACGAGGAACACCATGGCTCGCGTTACCGTCGAAGATTGCCTGGACAACGTTGATAACCGCTTCGAACTGGTCATGCTCGCGACCAAGCGTTCGCGCCAGCTGGCCACCGGCGGCAAAGAGCCGAAAGTGGCTTGGGAAAACGACAAGCCCACCGTAGTTGCCCTGCGCGAAATCGCTGCCGGCCTGGTGGACTATGAAGTCGTCGCCCAGGAAGACATCGTCGAAGAAGAACCGCTGTTCGCTGCCTTCGAGGAAGAGGCCAACGAGCCTCTGTAAGTCGATGATGCCGGGTCGAAGTCACGCGGCGCAGGGCCACAGCTGCCAACGGGAGAGTCTCCCATGGCTGGCATAGACGCTCTCGCCGACCGACTTTCGGCCTATCTCGGCCATGACCAGGTCAACCTGGTACGCCGAGCCTACTTCTACGCCGAACAGGCGCACGATGGCCAACGCCGCCGCAGTGGCGAAGCCTACGTGACCCATCCGCTGGCCGTGGCCAGCATCCTCGCTGAAATGCACATGGATCATCAGAGCCTGATGGCCGCCATGCTGCACGACGTCATCGAAGACACTGGTATCGCCAAGGAAGCGCTCAACGCGCAGTTCGGCGAAACCGTGGCCGAACTGGTCGACGGGGTCAGCAAACTGACCCAGATGAACTTCGAGACCAAGGCCGAGGCGCAGGCCGAGAACTTCCAGAAGATGGCCATGGCCATGGCCCGCGACATCCGCGTGATTCTGGTCAAGCTCGCCGACCGCCTGCACAACATGCGCACCCTCGATGCCATGCCGCACGAGAAGAGCCGGCGCATCGCCAAGGAAACCCTGGAAATCTACGCCCCCATCGCCAACCGGCTGGGCATGCACAACATGCGCGTGGAGTTCGAGGACCTGGGCTTCAAGGCCATGCACCCGATGCGCTCCGAGCGCATTCGCGCCGCTGTGCGCCGCGCTCGGGGCAACCGCAAGGAAATCGTCGCCAAGATCGAGGAATCGATCCAGATGTGCCTGCAACGCGAGGGCATGGAAGGCGAAGTGATCGGCCGCGAGAAGCACCTCTACAGCATCTACCAGAAGATGCGCGGCAAACGTAAGGCGTTCAACGAGATAATGGACGTCTACGCCTTCCGCATCATCGTCGACAAGGTCGACACCTGCTACCGCGTACTCGGCGCCGTGCACAACCTGTACAAGCCGTTACCCGGGCGCTTCAAGGATTACATCGCGATTCCCAAGGCCAACGGCTACCAGTCGCTGCACACCACGCTGTTCGGGATGCACGGTGTGCCCATCGAGATCCAGATCCGCACCCGCGAGATGGAGGAGATGGCCAACAACGGCATCGCCGCGCACTGGCTGTACAAGTCCAACGAGGATGAAGCGCCCAAGGGCAACCACGCCCGCGCGCGCCAATGGGTCAAAGGCGTGCTGGAGCTGCAGCAACGCGCCGGCAACTCGCTGGAATTCATCGAAAGCGTGAAGATCGACCTGTTTCCGGACGAGGTCTACGTGTTCTCGCCCAAGGGCCGCATCATGGAGCTGCCCAAAGGTTCCACCGCGGTCGACTTCGCCTATGCAGTGCACACCGACGTCGGCAACACCTGCATCGCCTGTCGCATCAATCGTCGCCTGGCGCCGCTATCGCAAGCGCTGGAAAGCGGCTCGACGGTGGAAATAGTCACTGCACCGGGCGCGCGCCCGAATCCGGCCTGGCTCAACTTCGTGGTCACCGGCAAGGCGCGCACGCACATCCGCCACGCCCTCAAGCAGCAGCGCCGCTCCGAATCCATCAACCTCGGCGAACGCCTGCTGAACAAGGTGCTGGCCAGCTTCGATACGCACCTGGAGAAGATTTCCCCCGAGCGCATTCAGACAGTGCTCGGCGAATACCGCCAGGAGGTCATCGAGGACCTGCTCGAAGATATCGGCCTGGGCAACCGCATGGCCTATGTCGTCGCCCGCCGCCTGCTGGCCGAGAGCGGCGACGAGACCCTGCCGAGCAGCGAGGGCCCGCTGGCGATTCGCGGCACCGAAGGCCTGGTGATGAGCTACGCCAAGTGCTGTACGCCAATCCCAGGCGACCCCATCGTCGGCTACCTGTCCGCCGGCAAGGGCATGGTGGTGCACATGGAGACGTGCCGGAACATCGTCGACATCCGCCACAACCCGGAAAAATGCATCCAGCTCAACTGGGCCAAGGATGTCACCGGCGAGTTCAACGTCGAGCTGCGCGTCGAGCTGGAGCACCAGCGCGGCCTGATCGCGTTGCTGGCCGGCAGCGTCAACGCGGCCGATGGCAACATCGAGAAGATCAGCATGGACGAACGCGACGGCCGCATCAGCGTCGTGCAACTGGTGGTCAGCGTGCATGACCGTGTGCACCTGGCCCGCGTGATCAAGAAACTGCGCGCCCTCAAGGGCGTGATGCGTATCACCCGAGTACGCGCCTGACACAATTCCCCTGTTTCCAGTCTGTAGACTGGGCGCTCGACCCAGCCAGTTCTCACAAGGAGCGATTCATGAGCAAGACCGTCATCACCAGCGACAAAGCCCCAGCCGCCATCGGCACTTACTCCCAAGCCATCAAGGCCGGCAACACCGTCTACATGTCCGGCCAGATCCCACTGGACCCGGTGAGCATGGAGCTGGTCGAAGGCTTCGAAGCACAGACCGTGCAGGTGTTCGAGAATCTCAAGGCCGTTGCCGAAGCCGCCGGCGGTTCGTTCAAGGACATCGTCAAGCTGAACATCTTCCTCACCGACCTCTCGCACTTCGCTAAGGTCAACGAGATCATGGGCCGCTACTTCGAACAACCCTACCCGGCTCGTGCCGCCATCGGTGTTGCCGCTCTGCCGCGTGGTTCGCTGGTGGAAATGGACGCTATTCTGGTTCTGGAATAAGCGCCGCAGCGGGGCCTGAGGCCCCGCTCTTCCCTCCCCTCCCAGCATGGAGATCGCCATGCGTCTGCTTCCCCTGCTGCTCTGCGCGGCCCTGCTGGCCGGCTGTGCCAGTAAGCCCAACAACGACCCGAGCGGAACCTGGATCAACCAGGCAGCCATCGATGCCGCCCGCGAAAGCGGTCGCCTGCGCGAAGCCCTGCTCGCCTACGGCCCCAACCTCGAATGGCACATCGCCCCCGAGCGGCAGCAGGC
The genomic region above belongs to Pseudomonas sediminis and contains:
- a CDS encoding RidA family protein, whose translation is MSKTVITSDKAPAAIGTYSQAIKAGNTVYMSGQIPLDPVSMELVEGFEAQTVQVFENLKAVAEAAGGSFKDIVKLNIFLTDLSHFAKVNEIMGRYFEQPYPARAAIGVAALPRGSLVEMDAILVLE
- the rpoZ gene encoding DNA-directed RNA polymerase subunit omega yields the protein MARVTVEDCLDNVDNRFELVMLATKRSRQLATGGKEPKVAWENDKPTVVALREIAAGLVDYEVVAQEDIVEEEPLFAAFEEEANEPL
- the spoT gene encoding bifunctional GTP diphosphokinase/guanosine-3',5'-bis pyrophosphate 3'-pyrophosphohydrolase, with protein sequence MAGIDALADRLSAYLGHDQVNLVRRAYFYAEQAHDGQRRRSGEAYVTHPLAVASILAEMHMDHQSLMAAMLHDVIEDTGIAKEALNAQFGETVAELVDGVSKLTQMNFETKAEAQAENFQKMAMAMARDIRVILVKLADRLHNMRTLDAMPHEKSRRIAKETLEIYAPIANRLGMHNMRVEFEDLGFKAMHPMRSERIRAAVRRARGNRKEIVAKIEESIQMCLQREGMEGEVIGREKHLYSIYQKMRGKRKAFNEIMDVYAFRIIVDKVDTCYRVLGAVHNLYKPLPGRFKDYIAIPKANGYQSLHTTLFGMHGVPIEIQIRTREMEEMANNGIAAHWLYKSNEDEAPKGNHARARQWVKGVLELQQRAGNSLEFIESVKIDLFPDEVYVFSPKGRIMELPKGSTAVDFAYAVHTDVGNTCIACRINRRLAPLSQALESGSTVEIVTAPGARPNPAWLNFVVTGKARTHIRHALKQQRRSESINLGERLLNKVLASFDTHLEKISPERIQTVLGEYRQEVIEDLLEDIGLGNRMAYVVARRLLAESGDETLPSSEGPLAIRGTEGLVMSYAKCCTPIPGDPIVGYLSAGKGMVVHMETCRNIVDIRHNPEKCIQLNWAKDVTGEFNVELRVELEHQRGLIALLAGSVNAADGNIEKISMDERDGRISVVQLVVSVHDRVHLARVIKKLRALKGVMRITRVRA
- a CDS encoding DUF4870 domain-containing protein; the protein is MNDDMQNPLPTPGQEARQWAMFCHFAAFLGLVFPFGNLLGPLIVWQIKKDFDPFVDAQGKEALNFQISVALAAVVCFILMVVVIGFPLLMLLGLAALVLTIIAGIKANEGQSYRYPFSWRLVK
- the gmk gene encoding guanylate kinase — encoded protein: MATIGTLYIVSAPSGAGKTSLVKALIDSEAQIRVSVSHTTRAMRPGEVDGVNYHFVDHAQFNAMLERSEFLEHAQVFDNLYGTSQKWVEQTLAEGFDLILEIDWQGAQQVRKLMPQAKSIFILPPTQEALRHRLTNRGQDSGEIIERRMREAVSEMSHYVEYDYLVINDDFNHALSDLKAIFRSNQLSQTQQQQRHAGLLSELLA
- a CDS encoding exodeoxyribonuclease III, which translates into the protein MRIISVNVNGIQAAAERGLLSWLQAQNADVICLQDTRASAFEMDDQAFQLDGYFLYACDGEVPSQGGVALYSRLQPKAVISGLGFEMADRYGRYLQADFDKVSIATLLLPSGRDGDESLNQKFKFMDDFTHYLDKQRRKRREYIYCGSLHVAHQKLDVKNWRDCQQSPGFLAPERAWMDEVVGNMGYVDALREVSREGDQFSWWPDNEQAEMLNLGYRFDYQLLTPGMRRSVRSARLPRQPRFSQHAPLIVDYDWILSV
- the rph gene encoding ribonuclease PH, producing the protein MKRPSGRAADQLRSIRITRNYTKHAEGSVLVEFGDTKVICTVSVESGVPRFLKGQGQGWLTAEYGMLPRATGERNQREASRGKQGGRTLEIQRLIGRSLRAALDMSKLGENTLYVDCDVIQADGGTRTASITGSMVALIDALKVLKKRGALKGEPLKQMIAAVSVGIYQGEPVLDLDYLEDSAAETDLNVVMTNAGGFIEVQGTAEGAPFQPDEFNAMLALAQKGMNEIFELQKAALVD
- a CDS encoding acyl-CoA thioesterase, which encodes MSSLPEPSQFSFFHSLRVRWAEVDPQGIAFNGHYLTYADVAITEYFRALGVAYPGDLAQDGGDFFAIRTLLEYRAPARFDDQLQIGIRSARLGRSSLTFALGIWRDGELLTSGEIVYVHADGATRSSAPLPQWLREKIGSFEKTQPQG
- a CDS encoding YicC/YloC family endoribonuclease, with product MVHSMTAFARNEQATAHGTLSWELRSVNHRYLEPHLRLPEAFRDLESAVREALRQGLSRGKVECSLRFAEESAGKQLQVDSERARQLINAAEQVAALIQQPAPLNPLEVLAWPGVLVADSADPQTLNAAALKLFDQALGELKAGRAREGAELAKLLNERLDSILDEVAALRELVPQMLAGQRQKIETRFAEMQAELDPQRLEQELVLLAQKSDVAEELDRLSTHVSEVRRVLKAGGAAGRRLDFLMQELNREANTLGSKAFDTRSTQAAVNLKVLIEQMREQVQNIE
- the pyrE gene encoding orotate phosphoribosyltransferase, which encodes MQAYQRDFIRFAIERGVLRFGQFTLKSGRTSPYFFNAGLFDSGLALAQLGRFYAAAIVDSGIDFDVLFGPAYKGIPLAATTAVALAEHHQRDLPWCFNRKEAKDHGEGGTLVGAPLKGRVLIVDDVITAGTAIREVMQIIQGQGAQAAGTLIALNRQERGQGDLSAIQEVERDFGMPVVSIVSLEQVLEYLAGDAELKQYLPAVETYRAKYGI
- a CDS encoding DUF4124 domain-containing protein; translated protein: MPAPFLTRCTLLCSLLLPLSGVAAELYRYVDDKGVTVLSRQGVPPEFIGKGYEVLNDQGRVVRVIPPAPTPEEFARIQADKARASSDAQLLRLYTNLDDVDRARERKLAELDSVTSVARGNLQSVRTQQANLQSQAADHERAGRQVPEHLLAQINNLKEEQQRLQRDIARYKEIRTQAEAGFSADRARLAELFGEPQKKP